The Streptomyces sp. NBC_00344 genome includes a window with the following:
- a CDS encoding RDD family protein, which translates to MSAPTPAAGDGSPTPGYYPDPSIPGYVRYWNGGSWVPGTSRPAPDDDGGASTPAPPAGGSPESAALPAARRPEPAAPSAPAVEETGPVFFDEELEQDSRQEPSSVWQADASRQTGFGGDRDRRVSWGGTDPRTPAGEAPSTGRPSTTPPASAEPASAPPPSVPSGPSARPGGPALPTGRTESGVPSETVALRALRPKGGAARTGQADGTMAIRAVRPDQPQAGLPQQHQQSASPQSASAQSAAPSQAPAQQSPVTRSQPGGQAVDGPVAPGAGGGAASWPQQVQQLARPAGDSGQQGLPPWKPPVEDPFLKAAQAQASARPASLGRRLVARLIDTVVLGAVVGVIAVPFLSKAADHINDKIDAAKLSGTTVTVWLLDGTTAGCLGVVVGSFLLLGLLYEALPTARWGRTPGKKLCGIQVRGMESYEPPTFGVALTRWLVYGALGLLAIGVVNVLWCLFDRPWRQCWHDKAARTFVAGD; encoded by the coding sequence ATGAGCGCCCCAACCCCGGCAGCCGGCGACGGCAGCCCCACACCTGGCTACTACCCGGATCCGTCGATCCCCGGATATGTGCGGTATTGGAACGGCGGCTCCTGGGTGCCCGGCACGAGCCGTCCCGCCCCCGACGACGACGGCGGCGCGTCGACGCCGGCGCCGCCGGCCGGCGGCTCGCCCGAGTCCGCCGCTCTGCCCGCGGCGCGCAGGCCGGAGCCCGCTGCCCCGTCGGCCCCTGCCGTCGAGGAGACCGGACCCGTCTTCTTCGACGAGGAGCTCGAACAGGACAGCCGCCAGGAGCCCTCGTCCGTCTGGCAGGCGGATGCCTCACGCCAGACCGGGTTCGGCGGTGACCGCGACCGCAGGGTCTCCTGGGGCGGCACCGACCCCCGCACCCCGGCCGGGGAGGCGCCGTCCACCGGACGGCCTTCCACGACACCGCCCGCGTCCGCTGAGCCCGCGTCCGCGCCGCCCCCATCCGTACCTTCCGGGCCTTCGGCTCGCCCCGGCGGACCCGCGCTGCCCACCGGCCGCACGGAGTCCGGCGTGCCGTCGGAGACGGTCGCGCTCCGTGCGCTGCGTCCCAAGGGCGGGGCTGCGCGTACCGGCCAGGCGGACGGGACCATGGCCATCCGGGCCGTACGCCCCGATCAGCCGCAGGCGGGCCTGCCCCAGCAGCACCAGCAGTCCGCCTCGCCGCAGTCCGCCTCAGCGCAGTCCGCGGCCCCTTCGCAGGCCCCCGCCCAGCAGTCGCCCGTCACGCGGTCGCAGCCGGGCGGTCAGGCCGTCGACGGACCGGTCGCCCCGGGTGCCGGTGGGGGAGCGGCGTCCTGGCCCCAGCAGGTGCAGCAACTGGCCAGGCCGGCCGGGGATTCCGGGCAGCAGGGGCTGCCGCCCTGGAAACCCCCGGTCGAGGACCCCTTCCTGAAGGCCGCTCAGGCACAGGCATCGGCCCGCCCCGCGAGCCTCGGCAGACGACTGGTCGCGCGGCTGATCGACACCGTGGTGCTGGGAGCGGTCGTCGGCGTGATCGCCGTGCCGTTCCTGTCGAAGGCCGCGGACCACATCAACGACAAGATCGACGCGGCGAAGCTCTCCGGCACGACCGTCACGGTCTGGCTGCTGGACGGGACGACGGCCGGCTGTCTCGGTGTGGTCGTCGGCAGCTTCCTGCTGCTCGGCCTGCTCTACGAGGCGCTGCCGACCGCCAGGTGGGGCCGTACCCCGGGGAAGAAGCTCTGCGGCATCCAGGTCCGCGGAATGGAGTCGTATGAACCGCCGACGTTCGGTGTCGCGCTGACCCGATGGCTGGTCTACGGCGCACTGGGCCTGCTGGCCATCGGTGTGGTCAATGTGCTCTGGTGCCTGTTCGACCGGCCGTGGCGCCAGTGCTGGCACGACAAGGCGGCGCGGACCTTCGTGGCGGGCGACTGA
- a CDS encoding RDD family protein, whose translation MSTDQPPPGQPPEDDPFRKNPQGSNPPPGNPYDSEPHGATPGGGDPYGGGGPQQPPPGGGDPYGGGGPQQPPPGGGSGGPYGAPPPPPHDPYGSGNAYGGSDPLAGMPPLAPSGKRVLARIIDIVIVAVFVWLISLIFGGLRYNTDHMNYGRSFGQSVIAAILYVGYDTFMTSKKAGQTFGKQILNLRTANLNDGTTPTVQSSFVRALVLWIPAVFCCACIWTAICGGWSFFDRPYKQGLHDKAAKTVVVSTTQ comes from the coding sequence ATGAGTACCGACCAGCCCCCGCCCGGCCAGCCGCCCGAGGACGACCCGTTCCGCAAGAACCCGCAGGGCAGCAACCCGCCTCCGGGCAACCCGTACGACAGCGAACCGCACGGCGCCACGCCGGGCGGGGGTGATCCGTACGGTGGCGGGGGTCCTCAGCAGCCTCCGCCGGGCGGAGGTGATCCGTACGGTGGCGGCGGTCCTCAGCAGCCTCCGCCGGGCGGCGGCTCCGGTGGCCCCTACGGCGCGCCCCCGCCGCCCCCTCACGACCCGTACGGCTCCGGCAACGCGTACGGCGGCAGCGACCCCCTCGCCGGTATGCCGCCGCTCGCACCGAGCGGCAAGCGGGTGCTGGCCCGCATCATCGACATCGTGATCGTCGCCGTGTTCGTCTGGCTGATCTCGCTGATCTTCGGGGGTCTCAGGTACAACACGGACCACATGAACTACGGACGGTCCTTCGGGCAGAGCGTGATCGCGGCCATTCTCTACGTCGGCTACGACACGTTCATGACGTCCAAGAAGGCGGGCCAGACCTTCGGCAAGCAGATCCTGAACCTGCGCACTGCGAATCTCAACGACGGCACCACGCCCACCGTGCAGTCGTCGTTCGTGCGGGCGCTGGTGCTGTGGATTCCCGCGGTCTTCTGCTGCGCCTGCATCTGGACGGCGATCTGCGGCGGCTGGAGTTTCTTCGACAGGCCGTACAAGCAGGGGCTGCACGACAAGGCGGCCAAGACCGTGGTGGTCTCAACCACGCAGTGA